The following DNA comes from Teredinibacter haidensis.
GTTGGACAGAGCAGCAGGCGATAGAATTTTTCCAGCAAAATTCGCCCGAGCCATTAGAAGGTATTCGATCCGAAGTGCGCCGCTATCTGGTTATTCCCGGTCAGGCAACGTCGTATAAAATCGGAATGATCGATATTCTACGCCTGCGAAAAAAAGCGGAGGATACGTTGGGCGATAAATTTGATATTCGCGGCTTCCACGATACGATTCTGGGTGGGGGGGCGCTGCCACTTACTCTGCTGCAACGCCGTGTCGACCAATGGATAGTATCCCAGCGTTAATTACCAATGTTTAGCCTGTTCCGGTTGGCGGTTAAGTTCTATTTCAACCGCCGCCAGGAAAGCCAGCTGATCTTTACTGGCTTCCCTTTCTTTTCCTGCTGTCTCTTTTAGCATTTTTAGCAGTGATTCTTTGTGCCTTGTCTGGTACTGCCCAATGCTGGGAGCAAGAACCGGTTTGACTTCGTCGGTAATATTCACCACGTCTTTGAGCAAATGTGAGGATACGGCAAACGATTCAATCGCTGACGTCTCGCTAATACCAAACTCCTCGATAAAAAACTGGATAACGTCCTGCTTTTGTTCACGGGTAATGTCTCCTTCCAGCCTCGCCATGGCGACAACAAGTAGAGCGGCGGCTTCCATGGGGGTTTCCAATCGGTGTAGGGGTTTGGTGCCTAGCTGTTTTTCCCATTCGCGCCTGCGCGCCCAATAGAACGGGTTGAAGGTGTTCAGGTTTACGCCAGCATTGTGCAAGCGGTAGAGCGCAAAGCACAGGGTCGCTAGAGCGGTAAGAAATCCAATGATGATATGCATGATGCTTCCCTTAAGTTCGCATTACGGCTTTTTACTGACCTAAAGCCTGCTACTATCGCAACGATAATGATAGCGTGCTTGTCGTTAACTGCACATCACCTTTTAATGTAAAGATCCTACCTATGAAATTGCCTGAAATACTATGCCCCTTGTGTCTGCTCACCCTAATGGGCTGCGCCAAGCCCTTACCGGAAGTTGTTATGCCTGAGGATAGCCGGAGCTCTGCAAAAGTTGTTGAGGCCGAAGTTGAGCGTCTTTTAGTGGCGCTTACATTGGAAGAAAAAATTTCGATGTTACACGCCAACAGTAAATTCACCGTGGCAGGCGTTGATCGTTTGAACATTAAGGAAATGACGCTAAGCGATGGACCTCATGGTGTGCGCGAAGAGATCTCCCGGCACAGCTGGGCCTCGGCTAACTGGGATACGGATTACGGTACTTATCTACCACCTCTCACGGCGGTTGCCGCCAGCTGGGATCCGGAACAGGCTCGTCTACACGGTAGTGTTTTGGGTGCAGAAGCCCGTCATAGGGGGAAGGATATTATTCTTGGCCCGGGTGTAAATATTGCTCGTCTACCAACGTATGGCCGTAACTTCGAATACTTTGGCGAAGATCCTTTTTTGGCCGCCAGCATGGTCGTACCTCAAGTTCAGTCCATTCAGGAAAACGATGTGGCAGCCTGTGTAAAACACTATGTGTTGAATTCACAGGAATTGAATCGCTGGAATGTCGATGCCCGGCCGGATGAGCGCACATTGCGGGAGGTTTATTTACCGGCATTTGAAGCGGCAGTGAAAGAGGGGGGGGCACTGTCGTTAATGGGAGCTTACAACCGTGTTTATGGCACGAATGCCAACCAGAGTAAGCGCCTAGTGCAGGAAATTTTAAAAGAGGAGTGGGGGTTTGACGGCGTATTGCTGACGGATTGGCATGTGGATATTAATACGTATGACGCGGCCATGAATGGCCTCGATCTGGAAATGGGAACCAAGGTTGACGACTACGAAGACTATTTCTTTGCTCGACCACTACTAAAAATGGTGAAAAAAGGAAAAATTCCCGAATCGATTGTTGATGACAAAGTACGGAGGATTCTCCGTTTGCAACTGCGTGTGGGGATGATGGATCCACAGCGTAAAAGTGGTGCGCGTGATACCGAAGCGCATCATCAAGCTGCTCAGTCCATTATTGAGCAAGGCATCGTTTTACTCAAAAATGACAATCAGCTATTGCCCTTGGATAAATCCAAATTGAAAAAAATCCTGGTGCTTGGGCCCAATGCCACGTTGGCTCACGGCCGAGGCGGCGGTTCTGCGCAAGTGAAATCACACTACGAGATTACACCTCTGGAGGGGTTGAAAAAAGCGTTGGGTGACGATGTCGACATTATCTATATGCGTGCAGCCAGCCATAATACTTTGCAGCCCATCGCGACCGATTATATTTCCACTCGCCATGGAGGCTCTGGAACGCCGGCCTGGATGGTTCATCGTTTCGAGGATGCCGAGCGGACAAAACCTAAGGGATACGAGCAATGGCCGGAATCCCGTTACGAGATGGAGCCCGGTGTTGCCACACAGTATTTAAATATGCAGGCAACGCTAGTGCCTTTGGAAACGGGTGATCATATTGTTCAGTTTAAAGGAGTGGGTAAAGCCGAGCTGCAGGTAGAGGGCGAAACGGTGCTTCGCTACGAAGGCGATGAAGAAAGTACGGTAGCGAAAACGTTGCGACTGGAAGCTGGCAGCCCCTACAAATTTGAATTGTTCTACGATGGTGATCGCGCGTTTACGCTTGGGTGGGCAGCGCCGGGATTGACGCTGGCGAGCGAAGCTGAATATTTGGCGGTCGCAAAGGACGCCGATGCGGTACTTTATTTTGGCGGCTTAAACCACGATCATGATCGTGAAGGCGCCGATCGTAAAGATATGCGATTACCGGGAAATCAGGATGATGTTATTCGTGCGCTAAATAAAGTGAACCCCAATACTATTGCTTTTATGGTTGCCGG
Coding sequences within:
- a CDS encoding beta-glucosidase, with protein sequence MKLPEILCPLCLLTLMGCAKPLPEVVMPEDSRSSAKVVEAEVERLLVALTLEEKISMLHANSKFTVAGVDRLNIKEMTLSDGPHGVREEISRHSWASANWDTDYGTYLPPLTAVAASWDPEQARLHGSVLGAEARHRGKDIILGPGVNIARLPTYGRNFEYFGEDPFLAASMVVPQVQSIQENDVAACVKHYVLNSQELNRWNVDARPDERTLREVYLPAFEAAVKEGGALSLMGAYNRVYGTNANQSKRLVQEILKEEWGFDGVLLTDWHVDINTYDAAMNGLDLEMGTKVDDYEDYFFARPLLKMVKKGKIPESIVDDKVRRILRLQLRVGMMDPQRKSGARDTEAHHQAAQSIIEQGIVLLKNDNQLLPLDKSKLKKILVLGPNATLAHGRGGGSAQVKSHYEITPLEGLKKALGDDVDIIYMRAASHNTLQPIATDYISTRHGGSGTPAWMVHRFEDAERTKPKGYEQWPESRYEMEPGVATQYLNMQATLVPLETGDHIVQFKGVGKAELQVEGETVLRYEGDEESTVAKTLRLEAGSPYKFELFYDGDRAFTLGWAAPGLTLASEAEYLAVAKDADAVLYFGGLNHDHDREGADRKDMRLPGNQDDVIRALNKVNPNTIAFMVAGSAVEMPWAEDVATIVWGWYGGMEAGNAYARMLLGDINPGGKMPITLAQKYEHTSAIALNDYNEVDSLYKEGVFIGYRWLELHGIKPLFPFGHGLSYSEFELSNLSLPNTVSVNDEQITISVNVKNTGKLAGSEVVQLYLGDDQASVERPQKELKGFAKVWLQAGEEKQVTINIGQRELSFWDVESKGWLVEQGKFNVYMGVSSMDIRQEGSFVYQ